The Alphaproteobacteria bacterium genome contains a region encoding:
- the dapA gene encoding 4-hydroxy-tetrahydrodipicolinate synthase, which yields MVEGLWLPLVTPFRDGALDEASLRRMVRHYLGQPVDGFILAATTGEGLTIDEDESERLVSIVVAEAAGKRPIYLGVSGSDTRKVAKALATSAAWPVDGYLIACPYYTRPSQEGLYRHFAALAEATARPILIYNIPYRTGVNMANDTLLRLAALQNIAGVKDCCADAAQSFDLMRAKPTGFSVMTGEDGWFYPALTLGADGGITASAHIDTARFAAVRTMLLAGDQAGALNAWRTLADLPRLLFAEPSPAPIKHSLWRIGLIDSPEVRLPMTQVSDALAARIDREVERSRMAA from the coding sequence ATGGTTGAAGGATTATGGCTGCCGCTGGTGACGCCGTTTCGCGACGGTGCGCTCGACGAGGCATCGTTGCGGCGCATGGTGCGCCACTACCTCGGTCAGCCGGTCGACGGTTTCATTCTCGCCGCGACGACCGGGGAGGGGCTGACGATCGACGAGGATGAGAGCGAACGGCTCGTGTCGATCGTGGTCGCCGAAGCCGCTGGCAAGCGCCCGATCTATCTCGGCGTGTCCGGCAGCGATACCCGCAAGGTCGCGAAGGCGCTGGCGACGAGCGCGGCGTGGCCTGTCGACGGCTACTTGATTGCATGTCCCTACTACACGCGCCCCTCGCAGGAAGGGCTCTACCGCCATTTCGCCGCGCTCGCGGAGGCAACCGCGCGGCCGATCCTGATCTACAACATTCCGTATCGAACCGGCGTGAACATGGCGAACGACACGCTTCTGCGGCTCGCCGCGCTTCAGAACATCGCGGGCGTGAAGGACTGCTGCGCCGATGCCGCGCAGTCGTTCGACCTGATGCGCGCGAAGCCGACCGGTTTCTCGGTGATGACCGGCGAGGATGGGTGGTTCTATCCGGCGCTGACGCTCGGCGCCGACGGCGGCATCACGGCATCGGCCCACATCGATACCGCGCGCTTCGCGGCGGTCCGCACGATGCTGCTCGCGGGCGATCAAGCGGGCGCGCTCAATGCCTGGCGCACGCTCGCCGATCTGCCGCGCTTGCTGTTCGCCGAGCCGAGCCCGGCCCCGATCAAGCATTCGCTCTGGCGCATCGGCTTGATCGACAGCCCGGAAGTGCGCCTGCCGATGACGCAGGTTAGCGATGCGCTGGCGGCGCGGATCGACCGGGAGGTGGAGCGCTCGCGCATGGCGGCGTAG
- a CDS encoding ABC transporter ATP-binding protein, with product MTYALDIRGLCKSFGRPAVAGLDLSVRQGEFYSLLGPNGAGKTTTLRMVAGLLPPDAGTIRICDIDALRNPVEAKRIVAWVSDEPMIYDKLTPYEYLEFVAGLWGLDADIGETRARELMDWLELLPHAHERCEGFSKGMRQKVALAGALVHGPRVIILDEPLTGLDAGSARQVKRVLRERVAAGGTVIMTTHILEVAERMADRVGIIAGGRLIAEGTLDELRAQAGQKLSSLEDTFLALVAEQQAAA from the coding sequence ATGACGTACGCGCTCGACATCCGCGGCCTTTGCAAATCGTTCGGCCGGCCGGCGGTCGCCGGCCTTGATCTCTCGGTCCGCCAGGGCGAATTCTATTCGCTGCTCGGCCCGAACGGCGCCGGCAAGACCACGACCTTGCGTATGGTCGCAGGCCTGCTGCCGCCCGATGCCGGCACGATCCGCATCTGCGATATCGACGCGCTGCGCAATCCCGTGGAGGCGAAGCGCATCGTCGCGTGGGTCTCGGACGAGCCGATGATCTACGACAAACTGACGCCGTATGAATATCTCGAATTCGTCGCGGGGCTGTGGGGCCTCGATGCCGACATCGGCGAGACGCGCGCGCGCGAACTGATGGACTGGCTGGAGCTCCTCCCGCATGCGCATGAGCGCTGCGAGGGCTTTTCCAAGGGCATGCGCCAGAAGGTGGCGCTCGCCGGCGCGCTGGTGCACGGGCCGCGCGTGATCATCCTCGACGAGCCGCTGACCGGGCTCGATGCCGGCTCGGCGCGGCAGGTCAAGCGCGTGCTGCGCGAGCGGGTCGCGGCAGGCGGCACTGTGATCATGACCACGCACATCCTCGAAGTTGCCGAGCGCATGGCCGATCGCGTTGGCATCATCGCGGGCGGGCGCCTGATCGCCGAGGGCACGCTCGACGAACTGCGCGCACAGGCCGGCCAGAAGCTCTCCAGCCTCGAAGACACCTTCCTCGCGCTCGTCGCCGAGCAGCAGGCCGCCGCGTGA